The following coding sequences are from one Planctomycetaceae bacterium window:
- the arsM gene encoding arsenite methyltransferase, with product MTTPEDTHELVKKAYGQVAAGQQSCCCDSAAADSASCCSKGAYVVPDHPVPESELGLSCGNPLAFGHIGPGDVVLDLGSGAGKDVFLAAQKVGDAGRAIGVDMTPEMLQLARKNAVKFFTTTGLANVEFRQGQIEELPVEDASVDVVISNCVINLSPDKPQVFREVHRVLKPGGRMIVSDIVLNKPLPQAALDDAGLYAACIAGALLRKDYLQAIRDAGFDRVEILSDHTYQASGACDDPIAAPNADALAGAAASITVLATK from the coding sequence ATGACAACACCCGAAGACACTCATGAACTGGTGAAGAAGGCTTACGGCCAGGTCGCTGCGGGTCAGCAGTCATGCTGCTGCGACTCTGCGGCCGCCGATTCCGCATCCTGCTGCAGTAAGGGCGCCTACGTCGTTCCGGACCATCCGGTTCCCGAGTCGGAGTTGGGGCTTTCGTGCGGCAATCCGCTGGCGTTTGGCCACATCGGGCCCGGCGACGTGGTGCTGGACCTCGGCAGCGGAGCGGGCAAGGATGTCTTCCTGGCCGCGCAGAAAGTCGGCGACGCCGGCCGTGCGATCGGCGTGGACATGACGCCCGAGATGCTGCAGCTTGCCCGCAAAAACGCGGTGAAGTTTTTCACGACAACGGGCCTGGCCAATGTCGAATTCCGCCAGGGGCAGATCGAGGAGCTTCCGGTCGAAGATGCCTCCGTCGACGTGGTGATCTCCAACTGCGTGATCAATCTTTCGCCCGACAAACCGCAGGTGTTCCGCGAGGTCCATCGCGTGCTCAAACCCGGCGGGCGAATGATCGTCAGCGACATCGTGCTCAACAAGCCCCTGCCCCAGGCAGCCTTGGACGACGCCGGACTCTATGCCGCCTGCATCGCCGGCGCGCTGCTGCGGAAGGATTACTTGCAGGCGATCCGTGACGCGGGGTTTGACCGGGTAGAAATCCTCAGCGACCACACTTATCAGGCGTCCGGCGCCTGCGACGATCCGATAGCCGCCCCCAACGCCGATGCCCTGGCAGGCGCGGCCGCGTCGATCACAGTGCTGGCGACCAAATAG
- a CDS encoding MFS transporter — protein sequence MSDNAKPRPHRSVILVAVATAISLLGDQALYSVLPTYFDSLGLRKFQVGILLSANRWIRLLTNHLAERLTRRFSPTWVLTGALVLGALLTISYGAWPVFAALLAARILWGLCWSCIRQVGIMTTMDASPPGRSGKIMGFYDGVSRLGSTAGLLGGALLFDAMGFSPAMVLLGVLSLAAAVPAVVARRGLDGHSAFHASANTARADNSLWLLICGFVVGCVASGVITSSLGHVLKKAVGEHLDLGPWAIGVATVTGAMLAVQYVINILGAPTLGAMQDRMGHRLGTVVFFLAGMLVLMAAATGPSIAALLALVVLFFVCTTALHVVLSAEAGRFGSRAFAAYATAADFGSATGPLLIWSLLEKMESPDIAFAVGAALFALGTAAAVVRFVRRPRGAAQDQRPAEVFIGDPE from the coding sequence ATGAGTGACAACGCAAAACCTCGGCCGCATCGGTCTGTGATCCTGGTGGCCGTCGCCACGGCGATCTCGCTGCTGGGCGACCAGGCGCTGTACTCGGTGCTGCCGACGTACTTCGATTCCCTGGGGTTGCGCAAGTTTCAGGTGGGCATCCTGTTGTCGGCCAATCGGTGGATCCGCCTGCTGACGAACCATCTGGCCGAGCGTCTGACGCGACGTTTCAGCCCCACGTGGGTGCTGACCGGCGCGCTGGTGCTGGGGGCGCTGCTGACGATCAGCTACGGAGCCTGGCCGGTCTTCGCGGCGCTGCTGGCGGCGAGGATTCTGTGGGGGCTGTGCTGGTCGTGCATTCGCCAGGTGGGCATCATGACGACGATGGATGCCTCGCCCCCGGGGCGATCGGGAAAGATCATGGGCTTCTATGACGGCGTCAGCCGCCTGGGTTCGACGGCTGGCCTGCTTGGCGGGGCGCTGCTGTTCGACGCGATGGGCTTCTCGCCGGCGATGGTGCTTCTGGGAGTGCTATCGCTGGCGGCGGCGGTTCCGGCCGTCGTGGCGCGGCGGGGGCTGGACGGGCATTCGGCGTTCCACGCCTCCGCCAACACCGCCCGCGCCGACAACAGCCTCTGGCTGCTGATCTGCGGGTTCGTGGTCGGCTGCGTGGCCTCGGGCGTCATCACCTCGTCGCTGGGCCACGTGCTCAAGAAGGCCGTGGGCGAGCATCTTGACTTGGGGCCATGGGCGATCGGCGTGGCTACCGTGACCGGCGCGATGCTGGCGGTGCAGTATGTCATCAATATTCTCGGCGCCCCCACGCTGGGGGCCATGCAGGACCGCATGGGACACCGCCTGGGCACGGTGGTCTTCTTTCTCGCCGGAATGCTTGTGCTGATGGCGGCGGCAACCGGACCGTCCATCGCCGCACTGCTGGCGCTGGTGGTGCTGTTCTTCGTATGCACGACGGCGCTGCATGTGGTTCTGTCGGCCGAGGCGGGGCGATTCGGCTCGCGGGCCTTTGCCGCTTACGCCACGGCGGCCGACTTCGGCTCGGCGACCGGTCCGCTGCTGATCTGGTCGCTGCTGGAGAAAATGGAGTCGCCGGACATCGCCTTCGCGGTGGGGGCGGCCCTTTTTGCCCTGGGAACAGCCGCGGCCGTTGTGCGTTTCGTGCGCCGCCCACGCGGCGCCGCGCAGGACCAGCGGCCGGCCGAGGTCTTCATCGGCGACCCGGAATGA